One Augochlora pura isolate Apur16 chromosome 10, APUR_v2.2.1, whole genome shotgun sequence DNA window includes the following coding sequences:
- the LOC144476110 gene encoding uncharacterized protein LOC144476110 isoform X1 — protein MNYASILGLVVLLATLASGLRRVDTTGKPTIFNASAGNVKYGNEDRDEGSEDDFVPYQGERFSAFDWTLFAAANRKQSGNLLLSPISLKIALALLYEGAQEQSALEIAYAMRLPATLTATRDRFTSILRSLRASSPEYKLNLGTRIYTDSIISIRQRYQAIVETFYGTDVITANFSDAQPVVENINRWVDNITNGNIEKLIDNEESIKNSLFVITNAIFFKGTWSRNYFSSKDTRNGPFYLGFNRTAQVPLMHSVGRFYYIDSRELEAKILRMPYEGHKFAMYLLLPRNKDGIDRLASKVNQFLLTRQMWHMQDLPVDLILPKFKFEYTSHLENILREIGIRDIFDDTATLTGIALTKRNSRRLKVTNIYQKAGIEVNENGTTAYAATEVELGNKIEDESFHATHPFLFYIEDESTGTILYIGKVVDPLNTSAKQGTDSQQDFSSKVGSEISEADINMYEFVEALQAGLNANDRGNLFNTYFTQALNEQHHGNLISSPVSIKSALTMLTEASGGETKAEIVSALRLPDNESRIRQSTLETLISLKRNVNGTEMDVSTCFWVNNHLHLLQSYKNTLQTYYLADVQSVDFEDGKTVRIINDWVRQATHGHISSAAISNVPSNTNLLLTSVLYFKGAWMKAFDRKKTKLECFYVPSGECKTTYFMNHESTYRYAYISSIEAEIIEIPYSNGQTSMLTIMPNKREKDPYLQILSRDLSTVPVSAILANLKERSINIHLPKFSIENTLNLMPTIQSLGIERIFTPSANLTRIATDGSLRVTSILQNVRIDVDEEGTLAAADTEVAFELLASWTNDIRLDRPFLFLIVDSTTKITLFSGRFIEPHD, from the exons ATGAACTACGCCAGTATATTGG GATTGGTGGTGTTACTCGCCACGCTAGCGTCGGGGTTACGCAGAGTCGACACGACGGGAAAACCCACAATTTTTAACGCAAGTGCTGGCAATGTCAAATATGGGAACGAGGATCGCGACGAGGGCTCTGAAGACGACTTCGTGCCCTATCAGGGAGAGCGGTTCTCCGCTTTCGACTGGACGCTATTCGCG GCCGCGAACAGGAAGCAATCAGGAAACCTGCTTCTCTCGCCGATCTCGTTGAAGATCGCGTTGGCGTTGCTGTATGAGGGCGCGCAGGAACAGTCGGCACTCGAGATCGCCTATGCTATGCGATTGCCTGCCACCCTAACTGCTACCAGAGATAGATTCACCAGCATCTTGCGATCGCTTCGA GCCAGCTCGCCGGAATACAAGCTTAACCTTGGGACCAGAATTTATACTGATTCCATCATATCGATCCGACAACGGTACCAGGCTATCGTCGAAACTTTTTATGGCACCGATGTGATCACCGCTAATTTCTCGGACGCGCAACCGgtcgttgaaaatattaatcgctGGGTCGATAACATTACCAATGGCAATATAGAGAAATTGATAGATAACG AGGAGTCAATCAAAAACTCGTTGTTCGTGATCACGAATGCGATCTTTTTCAAAGGAACATGGTCGCGCAACTATTTCTCGTCGAAGGACACCCGAAACGGGCCATTTTACTTGGGCTTCAACAGAACTGCTCAAGTCCCACTTATGCACAGCGTTGGACGTTTCTATTACATCGACTCGCGGGAGCTCGAAGCAAAAATACTTCGCATGCCCTACGAA GGGCACAAGTTTGCTATGTACTTGCTGTTGCCGCGAAACAAGGACGGAATCGACAGACTAGCCAGCAAAGTTAACCAGTTCCTATTGACTAGACAGATGTGGCATATGCAAGATTTACCGGTGGACCTCATCCTTccaaaattcaaattcgagTACACTAGTCATTTGGAGAACATCCTCCGCGAG ATTGGCATTCGTGATATTTTCGACGATACGGCTACATTAACTGGAATAGCGTTAACAAAACGTAACTCGAGGCGCTTGAAAGTCacgaatatttatcaaaaagcCGGAATCGAGGTGAACGAAAATGGAACTACGGCTTATGCGGCCACAG AAGTCGAGCTCGGGAACAAGATTGAAGATGAATCGTTCCACGCGACTCATCCGTTCTTGTTCTACATTGAAGATGAGTCAACGGGAACGATCCTCTACATAGGCAAAGTAGTAGACCCTTTAAATACTTCGGCAAAACAAGGTACCGATTCGCAGCAAGACTTCTCGTCGAAAGTCGGATCAGAAATATCAGAAGCAG ATATTAACATGTACGAATTTGTAGAAGCCTTGCAAGCGGGCTTAAATGCCAATGATCGAGGCAATCTCTTCAATACGTACTTCACACAG gCCTTGAACGAACAACACCatggaaatttaatatcatcaCCAGTCAGTATCAAATCAGCTCTGACGATGCTAACAGAAGCATCTGGCGGAGAAACAAAAGCGGAGATTGTGTCGGCATTGAGATTACCGGACAACGAATCTCGTATAAGACAGAGCACGCTAGAGACTTTGATATCCTTGAAG AGGAACGTGAACGGCACAGAAATGGATGTGTCGACTTGCTTCTGGGTGAATAACCATCTGCACCTATTGCAAAGCTACAAAAACACTTTGCAGACCTACTATCTAGCAGATGTGCAAAGCGTAGACTTCGAGGATGGGAAGaccgttcgaataattaacgattGGGTTCGACAAGCAACGCACGGACACATTTCGTCAGCTGCGATTAGCAATGTTCCATCTAATACGAATCTATTGTTGACCTCGGTGCTCTACTTCAAAGGAGCTTGGATGAAGGCATTCGATAGGAAGAAAACGAAACTCGAATGCTTCTATGTTCCCAGTGGCGAGTGCAAAACCACTTATTTCATGAACCATGAATCGACGTACAGATACGCTTATATATCCTCCATAGAAGCGGAGATTATTGAAATTCCTTATTCG AATGGCCAAACGTCGATGTTGACGATCATGCCCAACAAGAGGGAGAAGGATCCGTATCTGCAAATACTGTCCAGAGATTTGTCTACTGTTCCCGTGTCTGCAATACTAGCCAATTTAAAGGAGAGGAGTATCAACATCCACCTGCCGAAATTTAGTATTGAGAATACACTTAATTTAATGCCTACAATACAAAGT TTGGGCATCGAACGCATATTCACACCAAGCGCCAACTTAACAAGAATCGCAACCGATGGTTCCCTACGAGTAACAAGTATATTGCAAAATGTTCGAATAGATGTGGATGAAGAAGGAACATTGGCTGCTGCTGATACAG aaGTTGCATTCGAACTTCTTGCATCATGGACTAATGACATCAGATTGGACAGACCATTCTTATTTTTGATTGTGGACTctacaacaaaaataacattgtTCTCTGGTCGTTTCATAGAACCTCACGATTAA
- the LOC144476110 gene encoding uncharacterized protein LOC144476110 isoform X2 produces MNYASILGLVVLLATLASGLRRVDTTGKPTIFNASAGNVKYGNEDRDEGSEDDFVPYQGERFSAFDWTLFAAANRKQSGNLLLSPISLKIALALLYEGAQEQSALEIAYAMRLPATLTATRDRFTSILRSLRASSPEYKLNLGTRIYTDSIISIRQRYQAIVETFYGTDVITANFSDAQPVVENINRWVDNITNGNIEKLIDNEESIKNSLFVITNAIFFKGTWSRNYFSSKDTRNGPFYLGFNRTAQVPLMHSVGRFYYIDSRELEAKILRMPYEGHKFAMYLLLPRNKDGIDRLASKVNQFLLTRQMWHMQDLPVDLILPKFKFEYTSHLENILREIGIRDIFDDTATLTGIALTKRNSRRLKVTNIYQKAGIEVNENGTTAYAATEVELGNKIEDESFHATHPFLFYIEDESTGTILYIGKVVDPLNTSAKQGTDSQQDFSSKVGSEISEAEALQAGLNANDRGNLFNTYFTQALNEQHHGNLISSPVSIKSALTMLTEASGGETKAEIVSALRLPDNESRIRQSTLETLISLKRNVNGTEMDVSTCFWVNNHLHLLQSYKNTLQTYYLADVQSVDFEDGKTVRIINDWVRQATHGHISSAAISNVPSNTNLLLTSVLYFKGAWMKAFDRKKTKLECFYVPSGECKTTYFMNHESTYRYAYISSIEAEIIEIPYSNGQTSMLTIMPNKREKDPYLQILSRDLSTVPVSAILANLKERSINIHLPKFSIENTLNLMPTIQSLGIERIFTPSANLTRIATDGSLRVTSILQNVRIDVDEEGTLAAADTEVAFELLASWTNDIRLDRPFLFLIVDSTTKITLFSGRFIEPHD; encoded by the exons ATGAACTACGCCAGTATATTGG GATTGGTGGTGTTACTCGCCACGCTAGCGTCGGGGTTACGCAGAGTCGACACGACGGGAAAACCCACAATTTTTAACGCAAGTGCTGGCAATGTCAAATATGGGAACGAGGATCGCGACGAGGGCTCTGAAGACGACTTCGTGCCCTATCAGGGAGAGCGGTTCTCCGCTTTCGACTGGACGCTATTCGCG GCCGCGAACAGGAAGCAATCAGGAAACCTGCTTCTCTCGCCGATCTCGTTGAAGATCGCGTTGGCGTTGCTGTATGAGGGCGCGCAGGAACAGTCGGCACTCGAGATCGCCTATGCTATGCGATTGCCTGCCACCCTAACTGCTACCAGAGATAGATTCACCAGCATCTTGCGATCGCTTCGA GCCAGCTCGCCGGAATACAAGCTTAACCTTGGGACCAGAATTTATACTGATTCCATCATATCGATCCGACAACGGTACCAGGCTATCGTCGAAACTTTTTATGGCACCGATGTGATCACCGCTAATTTCTCGGACGCGCAACCGgtcgttgaaaatattaatcgctGGGTCGATAACATTACCAATGGCAATATAGAGAAATTGATAGATAACG AGGAGTCAATCAAAAACTCGTTGTTCGTGATCACGAATGCGATCTTTTTCAAAGGAACATGGTCGCGCAACTATTTCTCGTCGAAGGACACCCGAAACGGGCCATTTTACTTGGGCTTCAACAGAACTGCTCAAGTCCCACTTATGCACAGCGTTGGACGTTTCTATTACATCGACTCGCGGGAGCTCGAAGCAAAAATACTTCGCATGCCCTACGAA GGGCACAAGTTTGCTATGTACTTGCTGTTGCCGCGAAACAAGGACGGAATCGACAGACTAGCCAGCAAAGTTAACCAGTTCCTATTGACTAGACAGATGTGGCATATGCAAGATTTACCGGTGGACCTCATCCTTccaaaattcaaattcgagTACACTAGTCATTTGGAGAACATCCTCCGCGAG ATTGGCATTCGTGATATTTTCGACGATACGGCTACATTAACTGGAATAGCGTTAACAAAACGTAACTCGAGGCGCTTGAAAGTCacgaatatttatcaaaaagcCGGAATCGAGGTGAACGAAAATGGAACTACGGCTTATGCGGCCACAG AAGTCGAGCTCGGGAACAAGATTGAAGATGAATCGTTCCACGCGACTCATCCGTTCTTGTTCTACATTGAAGATGAGTCAACGGGAACGATCCTCTACATAGGCAAAGTAGTAGACCCTTTAAATACTTCGGCAAAACAAGGTACCGATTCGCAGCAAGACTTCTCGTCGAAAGTCGGATCAGAAATATCAGAAGCAG AAGCCTTGCAAGCGGGCTTAAATGCCAATGATCGAGGCAATCTCTTCAATACGTACTTCACACAG gCCTTGAACGAACAACACCatggaaatttaatatcatcaCCAGTCAGTATCAAATCAGCTCTGACGATGCTAACAGAAGCATCTGGCGGAGAAACAAAAGCGGAGATTGTGTCGGCATTGAGATTACCGGACAACGAATCTCGTATAAGACAGAGCACGCTAGAGACTTTGATATCCTTGAAG AGGAACGTGAACGGCACAGAAATGGATGTGTCGACTTGCTTCTGGGTGAATAACCATCTGCACCTATTGCAAAGCTACAAAAACACTTTGCAGACCTACTATCTAGCAGATGTGCAAAGCGTAGACTTCGAGGATGGGAAGaccgttcgaataattaacgattGGGTTCGACAAGCAACGCACGGACACATTTCGTCAGCTGCGATTAGCAATGTTCCATCTAATACGAATCTATTGTTGACCTCGGTGCTCTACTTCAAAGGAGCTTGGATGAAGGCATTCGATAGGAAGAAAACGAAACTCGAATGCTTCTATGTTCCCAGTGGCGAGTGCAAAACCACTTATTTCATGAACCATGAATCGACGTACAGATACGCTTATATATCCTCCATAGAAGCGGAGATTATTGAAATTCCTTATTCG AATGGCCAAACGTCGATGTTGACGATCATGCCCAACAAGAGGGAGAAGGATCCGTATCTGCAAATACTGTCCAGAGATTTGTCTACTGTTCCCGTGTCTGCAATACTAGCCAATTTAAAGGAGAGGAGTATCAACATCCACCTGCCGAAATTTAGTATTGAGAATACACTTAATTTAATGCCTACAATACAAAGT TTGGGCATCGAACGCATATTCACACCAAGCGCCAACTTAACAAGAATCGCAACCGATGGTTCCCTACGAGTAACAAGTATATTGCAAAATGTTCGAATAGATGTGGATGAAGAAGGAACATTGGCTGCTGCTGATACAG aaGTTGCATTCGAACTTCTTGCATCATGGACTAATGACATCAGATTGGACAGACCATTCTTATTTTTGATTGTGGACTctacaacaaaaataacattgtTCTCTGGTCGTTTCATAGAACCTCACGATTAA
- the Ox gene encoding ubiquinol-cytochrome C reductase complex subunit oxen, whose translation MAGISSAVYNILFKRSSTFALTVMASAFIFERTVNLLADSYFDNINKGKLWKDIKHKYEQ comes from the exons ATGGCTGGAATATCAAGTGCTGTATATAACATCCTGTTTAAAAGGTCTTCTACCTTCGCCTTGACCGTCATGGCAAGCGCTTTCATATTTGAACGAACAGTAAATTTACTAGCTGATTCTTATTTCGACAATATTAACAAAGGG aaattatggAAAGATATAAAACACAAGtatgaacaataa